A single window of Tamandua tetradactyla isolate mTamTet1 chromosome 25, mTamTet1.pri, whole genome shotgun sequence DNA harbors:
- the CD83 gene encoding CD83 antigen, whose protein sequence is MSRGFQLLLLSCACSLAPAAWEMKVACSEDVVLPCTARWDPQVSYAVYWAKLTKSGEELLEISQEDLSLRGLLSYQEEQNGSVEAPAENLYSLKIRNTTSCNTGTYRCTLWEPAGQRNRSGTVNLRVTGCPKERKEENFKKYRAEIVLLVALVVFYLTLIIFTCKFARLQSIFPDFSKPITERVFLPVTYNKHLGPLTLHKTQLV, encoded by the exons ATGTCGCGCGGCTTCCAGCTCCTGCTCCTGAGCTGCG CCTGCAGCCTGGCGCCCGCGGCGTGGGAGATGAAGGTGGCGTGCTCCGAGGATGTGGTCTTGCCCTGCACCGCCCGCTGGGACCCGCAGGTCTCCTACGCCGTCTACTGGGCCAAG CTTACGAAATCGGGTGAAGAGCTGCTGGAGATATCACAGGAAGACCTAAGCCTCAGGGGACTCTTGTCCTATCAGGAGGAGCAAAACGGCTCTGTCGAGGCCCCTGCTGAAAACCTTTATTCCCTGAAGATCCGAAACACTACCAGCTGCAACACGGGGACGTACAGATGCACTCTGTGGGAGCCGGCGGGGCAGAGGAACCGAAGCGGCACCGTGAATTTGAGGGTGACAG GTTGCCCCAAGGAACGCAAAGAGGAGAATTTTAAGAAATACAGAGCTGAGATCGTACTACTGGTGGCTCTGGTGGTTTTCTACTTAACACTCATCATTTTCACTTGT aaatttgcACGACTGCAGagtatttttccagatttttcgAAACCTATCACCGAACGAGTTTTTCTTCCGGTCACCTACAACAAGCATTTGGGGCCACTGACTCTTCACAAGACACAACTGGTGTGA